The following are from one region of the Mycolicibacterium diernhoferi genome:
- a CDS encoding TetR/AcrR family transcriptional regulator, whose amino-acid sequence MATGNEGERPRRGRPPRIDRARIVAAARAIAPEDLTMQAVADALGVDRTTLNYYVGDREGLLELVVADLFDAELRDFALPADAHWADVLRAYGKALHRGVVHLRATAAVVQLRGANSLALAERVLAALAAAGFSAEDGGHILSMVSGVAYTAARDLLGGDHSRSHHTSEVTRVLGEVAAGRFPLLGDVIANRAVAGTADDFEFSLDVVIDGLQLRLSRQQGTT is encoded by the coding sequence GTGGCGACGGGGAACGAGGGTGAGCGGCCCCGGCGTGGCCGTCCGCCCCGGATCGATCGAGCCCGGATCGTCGCCGCCGCCCGCGCCATCGCGCCGGAGGACCTGACCATGCAGGCCGTGGCCGACGCGCTGGGCGTGGACCGCACCACGTTGAACTACTACGTCGGTGACCGCGAAGGCCTGCTGGAGTTGGTGGTGGCCGACCTCTTCGATGCCGAACTGCGCGATTTCGCGTTGCCGGCGGACGCGCACTGGGCCGATGTGCTGCGTGCCTACGGCAAAGCGCTGCACCGGGGCGTCGTGCACCTGCGGGCCACCGCCGCGGTCGTGCAGTTGCGGGGGGCCAACAGCCTCGCGCTGGCCGAACGTGTGCTGGCCGCACTGGCGGCCGCGGGCTTCAGCGCCGAGGACGGCGGCCACATCCTGTCCATGGTCTCGGGGGTGGCCTATACCGCGGCGCGCGACCTGCTCGGCGGTGATCACTCGCGCAGTCATCACACCTCCGAGGTGACGCGCGTGCTCGGTGAGGTGGCCGCCGGACGGTTCCCTCTGCTCGGCGACGTGATCGCCAACCGGGCGGTCGCCGGAACGGCCGATGACTTCGAGTTCAGCCTCGACGTCGTGATCGACGGACTGCAATTGCGGCTGAGCAGGCAGCAGGGCACCACCTGA
- a CDS encoding NAD(P)H-dependent amine dehydrogenase family protein codes for MRVIQWTTGKVGKLSLRGILDDPRLKLAGVYAYSEEKAGLDAGQLCGRPDTGVQATTDIDALLALQADAVIYTPFMADVDHVVRLLESGLNVLSTNLFLNVGGVQGQTREALAQACARGNSSLYITGIHPGWANSITTALTAVCRDVRSISIVEAADVSVYESVETWEMLGISKREASPDVIEIAKLGMISFRDSVERMGVALGFDTFDSIDFDIEFATASETVDLGWMRIEKDTIAALRGGWSAKIGEDTVLRTAVVWHLTKKLNADWDLDEDHYNITIHGEPEVRTRIRFVPPESWGNHEWDTMTAMPAVNAVLDIVAAPAGILTLKDVGLTCAPARAWRDN; via the coding sequence ATGCGAGTCATTCAGTGGACGACCGGCAAGGTCGGAAAGCTAAGCCTGCGCGGCATTCTCGACGATCCCCGGCTCAAGCTGGCCGGCGTCTATGCCTACTCCGAGGAGAAGGCCGGCCTCGACGCCGGGCAACTGTGTGGGCGCCCGGACACCGGCGTGCAGGCGACCACCGACATCGACGCACTGCTCGCACTGCAGGCCGACGCGGTGATCTACACGCCGTTCATGGCCGACGTCGACCACGTGGTGAGGCTGCTGGAAAGCGGGCTCAACGTCTTGAGCACCAACCTCTTCCTCAACGTCGGTGGTGTGCAGGGACAGACCCGCGAGGCTTTGGCGCAGGCCTGCGCCCGCGGAAACAGCTCGCTCTACATCACCGGCATCCATCCCGGCTGGGCCAACTCCATCACGACCGCGCTGACCGCGGTGTGCCGGGATGTGCGGTCCATCTCGATCGTCGAGGCGGCCGACGTCTCCGTCTACGAATCCGTCGAAACCTGGGAGATGCTCGGCATTTCCAAGCGGGAGGCATCGCCGGACGTCATCGAGATCGCCAAGCTCGGCATGATCAGCTTCCGGGATTCGGTCGAACGGATGGGTGTCGCACTGGGTTTCGACACGTTCGACAGCATCGACTTCGACATCGAGTTCGCCACCGCATCCGAGACGGTCGACCTGGGCTGGATGCGCATCGAGAAGGACACCATCGCCGCGTTGCGCGGCGGCTGGAGCGCCAAGATCGGCGAGGACACGGTGCTGCGCACCGCCGTCGTCTGGCACCTGACCAAGAAGCTCAACGCGGACTGGGACCTCGATGAGGACCACTACAACATCACCATTCACGGCGAACCCGAGGTGCGCACCCGAATCCGCTTCGTACCGCCGGAATCCTGGGGCAACCACGAGTGGGACACCATGACCGCGATGCCCGCGGTGAACGCCGTACTCGACATCGTGGCCGCCCCCGCGGGCATCCTCACGCTCAAGGACGTCGGGCTGACCTGCGCACCGGCACGGGCCTGGCGGGACAACTGA
- a CDS encoding zinc-ribbon domain-containing protein: MFFLFGFGTKQKPLGAGQVRTCPRCHNTTEWMRLRQFNQFSLFFIPIARWKRRQFEACGICGASITA, translated from the coding sequence ATGTTCTTCCTGTTCGGCTTCGGTACCAAGCAGAAACCGCTCGGCGCCGGGCAGGTGCGGACGTGCCCCCGATGCCACAACACCACCGAGTGGATGCGGCTACGGCAGTTCAACCAGTTCAGTCTGTTCTTCATCCCGATCGCGCGCTGGAAACGCCGGCAGTTCGAGGCGTGCGGAATCTGCGGCGCGTCGATCACCGCCTGA
- a CDS encoding TetR/AcrR family transcriptional regulator, with the protein MATQDKRGTHKPKQEQARLAVSRYACALFCERGVSATSGDDIAAAAGLSTRTIRRYFRSKESCVEPVLSLSVQRFLAVTDRWPAELSLADHLAADMAAHPLGEDEIADEVRALRIATMSTDEPALRAAYLMVHDEMERGLIPVAAKRLGLPEDDLTVRLCAAAVTGAFRVVDEDVGRRVILEKETVSLEEVLGLIDRAVRDATNGRFGGPVAR; encoded by the coding sequence ATCGCCACCCAGGATAAGCGCGGCACGCACAAACCGAAGCAGGAGCAGGCCCGGCTCGCGGTCTCCCGATACGCCTGCGCGCTGTTCTGTGAGCGCGGTGTCTCCGCCACCAGCGGCGACGACATCGCCGCCGCCGCAGGCCTTTCCACCCGTACGATTAGGCGCTACTTCCGCAGCAAGGAAAGCTGTGTCGAGCCGGTGCTGTCGCTGTCGGTGCAGCGGTTCCTCGCGGTGACGGACCGCTGGCCGGCCGAGTTGTCACTGGCCGATCACCTGGCGGCGGACATGGCCGCGCATCCCCTCGGCGAGGATGAGATCGCCGACGAGGTCCGCGCGCTGCGGATCGCGACGATGTCGACCGACGAGCCCGCGTTGCGGGCCGCGTACCTGATGGTGCACGACGAGATGGAGCGCGGCTTGATACCCGTGGCCGCAAAACGGCTGGGCCTGCCCGAGGACGATCTCACCGTCCGGCTCTGCGCCGCCGCGGTCACCGGCGCGTTCCGCGTCGTCGACGAGGATGTCGGCCGCCGGGTCATCCTGGAGAAGGAGACGGTGAGCCTGGAAGAAGTGCTCGGCCTGATCGACCGTGCGGTCCGGGATGCCACCAACGGGCGGTTCGGCGGACCCGTCGCACGCTGA
- a CDS encoding glycoside hydrolase family 6 protein, with translation MRIRDWRRSRSRTNFLVVKSSAAGAAVRWLAPFVALATFAGFAASPSPQVRLASEANPLAGKPFYVDPISKAMRASKSANPPNPQLDYVANTPQAYWLDQAFPAGTVNSTVSRLVGDAQGAGATPVLVIYALPHRDCYSYAAGGFGSADAYRQWIDSIAAGLGGAPAAIILEPDALAMADCLSADQRQERFDLIRYAVDTLTRDPAAAVYIDAGHSRWVPADKMAAMLNDVGVAKARGFSLNTTNYYTTEEQAGYGEAISGMTGGAHYVIDTSRNGLGPEHDGDLNWCNPKGRALGTPPTTATASPHADAYLWVKRVGESDGSCGRGEPGAGTFVNQYAIDLALNAGK, from the coding sequence CTGCGGATCCGCGATTGGCGCCGATCACGAAGCCGCACTAACTTTCTCGTTGTGAAGTCCTCAGCTGCTGGCGCCGCCGTCCGGTGGCTGGCCCCCTTCGTTGCCCTCGCCACCTTTGCCGGGTTCGCCGCGTCCCCGTCGCCGCAGGTCCGCCTCGCCAGTGAGGCCAACCCGTTGGCGGGCAAGCCGTTCTACGTCGACCCCATCTCGAAGGCGATGCGGGCCTCCAAGAGCGCCAACCCGCCGAACCCGCAACTGGACTATGTGGCGAACACCCCGCAGGCCTACTGGCTGGACCAGGCGTTCCCGGCGGGCACGGTCAACAGCACCGTGAGCAGGCTCGTCGGCGACGCTCAGGGTGCGGGCGCCACGCCCGTCCTGGTCATCTATGCGCTGCCGCACCGCGATTGCTACAGCTACGCCGCCGGCGGATTCGGGTCCGCCGACGCCTACCGGCAGTGGATCGACTCCATCGCCGCCGGGCTGGGAGGCGCGCCGGCCGCCATCATCCTCGAACCCGACGCCCTGGCGATGGCCGACTGCCTGTCCGCCGACCAGCGCCAGGAACGTTTCGATCTGATCCGCTACGCGGTGGACACCCTGACCCGCGATCCGGCCGCCGCCGTCTACATCGACGCCGGCCATTCCCGCTGGGTTCCCGCCGACAAGATGGCCGCCATGCTCAACGACGTCGGCGTCGCCAAGGCCCGCGGCTTCAGCCTCAACACCACGAACTACTACACCACCGAAGAGCAGGCCGGCTACGGCGAGGCCATCTCCGGCATGACCGGCGGCGCGCACTATGTCATCGACACCTCGCGCAACGGGCTCGGCCCCGAACACGACGGCGACCTCAACTGGTGCAATCCGAAGGGGCGCGCGTTGGGCACCCCGCCCACCACCGCCACCGCCAGCCCGCACGCCGACGCCTACCTGTGGGTGAAGCGGGTGGGCGAGTCCGACGGGTCGTGCGGTCGCGGGGAACCCGGCGCCGGCACCTTCGTCAACCAGTACGCCATCGATCTGGCGCTCAACGCCGGGAAGTAG